TTTCGGAATCGCAACAGGCAACAAAATGCCCGATAAATTTGCAAGAACAGGTTTTCACGCGGAAAAAAGCAAAAATGTTGATGCCCCTGTTATCAGCGAACTTGCTTTAACAATGGAGTGCGAATTACTGGAAGCCCGCGAAATGTTTGGAGAAATTAGAGTCGTCGGCAAAATCGTAAATGTAATAGCAGACGAGAATATTTTAAACTCAGCCGGAAAAGTTGACCCAGCGAAATTAAAAGCTGTCATGTTTGATCAATATAATATGGACTATTACGCGACTGGTGAAAAAATTGCTAAAGCATGGAACGCCGGAGCAGGTCTCATGAAGAAATAATAAAATTTTTTGCAGCGGTTCTCACTCATACAAGCAAGAGCCGCTGTTATTTATTCAAGTTCTGAGTAAATTTGCAGTCTGTTATCAAGTTTAGTATTTCTTTGCGAGATCTTATTATTGATTACAGCGCAGTAAATAGCCTTCTCTTCTCCTACTAGAGTTAA
This genomic window from Synergistaceae bacterium contains:
- a CDS encoding flavin reductase family protein; amino-acid sequence: MKKDLGVLPAVFPMPVLMVGTYGENDTVDVMNVAWGGICGEDKIALNLAPDRKTLANIRERKAFTVALADEAHIKEADFFGIATGNKMPDKFARTGFHAEKSKNVDAPVISELALTMECELLEAREMFGEIRVVGKIVNVIADENILNSAGKVDPAKLKAVMFDQYNMDYYATGEKIAKAWNAGAGLMKK